The Helianthus annuus cultivar XRQ/B chromosome 16, HanXRQr2.0-SUNRISE, whole genome shotgun sequence genome includes a window with the following:
- the LOC110915984 gene encoding FKBP12-interacting protein of 37 kDa, giving the protein MASHAHIDDDDDFDGDFTGTNQTTRAGTKRGFGDLDDDDDDIFGSKKANSKVEETVPGVTTGMILSLRESLQSCKDNLATCQSELEAAKSEIQKWHSIYQNESVTTGTTVEPDVVISYLHDLKSSEGSLREQLEKAKKKEAAFIVTIAKREQEIADLKSAVRDLRSQLKPPSMQARRLLLDPAIHDEFTRLKNLVEEKDKKIKELQDNIAAVNFTPQSKMGKMLMAKCRTLQEENEEIGNQAREGKIHELSMKLALQKSQNLELKNHFEGLSKHMEGLTNDIEKSNEMTLILEEKLENKDLEIQRLKQELQQKQGKVTETVVSNKDGDEDDIKPMGAENETL; this is encoded by the exons ATGGCATCTCATGCTCACATAGACGAT GATGATGATTTCGATGGGGATTTTACCGGAACCAACCAAACTACGCGTGcag GTACTAAGAGAGGATTTGGAGATcttgatgacgatgatgatgatataTTTGGCTCCAAaaag GCTAACTCAAAAGTAGAAGAAACTGTACCAGGTGTGACAACCGGAATGATTTTATCCCTTCGTGAGAG TCTCCAGAGCTGTAAGGATAATCTTGCAACATGCCAA TCAGAGCTTGAAGCTGCGAAATCAGAAATTCAAAAATGGCATTCTATATATCAGAACGAGTCCGTTACAACAGGCACAACAGTTG AACCTGACGTTGTTATCAGTTATCTTCATGATTTAAAATCTTCTGAGGGATCACTGAGAGAACAG CTAGAAAAGGCAAAGAAAAAGGAAGCTGCGTTTATAGTAACCATTGCAAAACGGGAGCAGGAGATTGCAGATTTGAAG TCTGCAGTTCGGGATTTAAGATCACAACTTAAGCCTCCATCAATGCAG GCAAGAAGACTGTTACTCGATCCAGCAATTCATGACGAGTTTACACGTTTGAAg AATTTGGTAGAGGAAAAGGATAAGAAAATTAAGGAGCTGCAAGATAATATTGCGGCTGTTAATTTCACTCCGCAAAGTAAGATGGGGAAGATGTTAATGGCTAAGTGCAGAACTCTGCAGGAGGAAAACGAGGAGATCGGGAATCAGGCCAGGGAAGGAAAG ATACACGAGTTATCGATGAAGCTTGCTTTGCAAAAATCTCAGAATCTGGAACTCAAAAATCATTTTGAAG GACTTAGCAAGCACATGGAAGGATTGACAAATGATATCGAAAAATCAAATGAAATG ACACTAATCCTGGAAGAGAAGCTAGAAAACAAAGATCTTGAGATCCAAAGACTAAAGCAGGAGCTGCAACAGAAGCAAGGCAAAGTAACCGAGACAGTAGTTAGCAACAAAGATGGTGACGAGGATGACATAAAGCCGATGGGTGCTGAAAACGAGACACTGTAA
- the LOC110915650 gene encoding uncharacterized protein LOC110915650 isoform X1, with translation MEHYKSRNNDYFHFTNPHDDLSEFDDDFYDESQSYDVVDDDRSCDFHFHSYRPLNSQTTGVMNRNDTVEIGGFDNGALVFQLDSRMKNISDKLQHTIEGIGTQISHLEDETCKIDNYVEDVKNAEERYHGATHRKLRQMQSVLQEVHDGVLFLRDKHEIAETRLQLAILRGSKRDEVNVSPQSSCSTPLFNQRSNELVLQQAVSYHPVVTQAHEITAQQYIIPPNQQSRTPQYPHFVQSKLSNTSFIHTTNPRNYKSEFHAKYMPEFARLTNTHLHCEPSSSYEISNVKRVDSFLHPQEESSGSNYMHTPVARTLPHALPTAIDVKEESRSDENGDTIPVDDIVDKVTSMGFRRDLVRACVRKLTGNGSRVDLNSVLDKMMNNK, from the exons ATGGAACATTATAAGTCTCGAAACAACGATTACTTTCACTTCACAAACCCTCACGATGACCTAAGTGAGTTCGATGACGATTTTTACGATGAATCTCAATCTTAcgatgttgttgatgatgatcgcAGTTGTGATTTTCATTTCCACTCTTATCGCCCCCTCAATTCTCAG ACAACTGGTGTGATGAACCGGAACGATACGGTCGAAATTGGGGGTTTTGATAATGGAGCCTTGGTATTTCAGTTAGATAGTAGAATGAAGAATATTTCTGATAAACTTCAGCATACAATTGAAGGTATTGGCACACAAATATCTCACCTAGAGGATGAAACTTGCAAGATTGATAATTACGTGGAGGACGTGAAGAACGCTGAGGAACGGTATCATGGTGCGACTCATCGGAAGCTGCGGCAGATGCAGAGTGTTTTACAAGAG GTGCACGATGGTGTTCTGTTTTTGAGGGACAAACATGAAATAGCTGAAACGCGCCTTCAGCTTGCTATTCTTCGTGGTTCAAAACGAGACGAAGTAAATGTTTCTCCACAGTCGTCTTGTAGTACACCACTTTTTAACCAACGATCAAACGAACTCGTTTTACAACAAGCTGTTTCTTATCATCCGGTAGTTACGCAAGCTCATGAAATCACAGCTCAGCAATACATCATTCCTCCAAATCAACAATCCCGCACACCTCAGTATCCACATTTCGTACAATCAAAGCTCAGCAACACATCGTTTATCCACACCACCAATCCCAGAAACTACAAGTCTGAGTTTCATGCTAAGTACATGCCCGAATTTGCTAGGTTAACAAACACTCACCTTCACTGTGAACCGTCATCTTCATATGAAATCTCAAATGTGAAACGTGTTGACTCCTTTCTGCATCCGCAAGAAGAAAGTAGCGGAAGTAATTACATGCATACCCCTGTAGCCCGAACACTACCTCATGCATTGCCAACTGCCATTGACGTGAAAGAGGAATCAAGATCCGACGAGAACGGGGATACAATTCCGGTAGATGATATAGTTGATAAGGTAACAAGCATGGGTTTCAGACGGGACCTTGTAAGAGCTTGTGTGAGAAAACTAACGGGGAATGGGTCTCGAGTGGATCTCAATTCAGTGCTTGACAAGATGATGAATAACAAATGA
- the LOC110915650 gene encoding uncharacterized protein LOC110915650 isoform X2, whose translation MEHYKSRNNDYFHFTNPHDDLSEFDDDFYDESQSYDVVDDDRSCDFHFHSYRPLTTGVMNRNDTVEIGGFDNGALVFQLDSRMKNISDKLQHTIEGIGTQISHLEDETCKIDNYVEDVKNAEERYHGATHRKLRQMQSVLQEVHDGVLFLRDKHEIAETRLQLAILRGSKRDEVNVSPQSSCSTPLFNQRSNELVLQQAVSYHPVVTQAHEITAQQYIIPPNQQSRTPQYPHFVQSKLSNTSFIHTTNPRNYKSEFHAKYMPEFARLTNTHLHCEPSSSYEISNVKRVDSFLHPQEESSGSNYMHTPVARTLPHALPTAIDVKEESRSDENGDTIPVDDIVDKVTSMGFRRDLVRACVRKLTGNGSRVDLNSVLDKMMNNK comes from the exons ATGGAACATTATAAGTCTCGAAACAACGATTACTTTCACTTCACAAACCCTCACGATGACCTAAGTGAGTTCGATGACGATTTTTACGATGAATCTCAATCTTAcgatgttgttgatgatgatcgcAGTTGTGATTTTCATTTCCACTCTTATCGCCCCCT GACAACTGGTGTGATGAACCGGAACGATACGGTCGAAATTGGGGGTTTTGATAATGGAGCCTTGGTATTTCAGTTAGATAGTAGAATGAAGAATATTTCTGATAAACTTCAGCATACAATTGAAGGTATTGGCACACAAATATCTCACCTAGAGGATGAAACTTGCAAGATTGATAATTACGTGGAGGACGTGAAGAACGCTGAGGAACGGTATCATGGTGCGACTCATCGGAAGCTGCGGCAGATGCAGAGTGTTTTACAAGAG GTGCACGATGGTGTTCTGTTTTTGAGGGACAAACATGAAATAGCTGAAACGCGCCTTCAGCTTGCTATTCTTCGTGGTTCAAAACGAGACGAAGTAAATGTTTCTCCACAGTCGTCTTGTAGTACACCACTTTTTAACCAACGATCAAACGAACTCGTTTTACAACAAGCTGTTTCTTATCATCCGGTAGTTACGCAAGCTCATGAAATCACAGCTCAGCAATACATCATTCCTCCAAATCAACAATCCCGCACACCTCAGTATCCACATTTCGTACAATCAAAGCTCAGCAACACATCGTTTATCCACACCACCAATCCCAGAAACTACAAGTCTGAGTTTCATGCTAAGTACATGCCCGAATTTGCTAGGTTAACAAACACTCACCTTCACTGTGAACCGTCATCTTCATATGAAATCTCAAATGTGAAACGTGTTGACTCCTTTCTGCATCCGCAAGAAGAAAGTAGCGGAAGTAATTACATGCATACCCCTGTAGCCCGAACACTACCTCATGCATTGCCAACTGCCATTGACGTGAAAGAGGAATCAAGATCCGACGAGAACGGGGATACAATTCCGGTAGATGATATAGTTGATAAGGTAACAAGCATGGGTTTCAGACGGGACCTTGTAAGAGCTTGTGTGAGAAAACTAACGGGGAATGGGTCTCGAGTGGATCTCAATTCAGTGCTTGACAAGATGATGAATAACAAATGA